A window of Nitrospirota bacterium contains these coding sequences:
- a CDS encoding glycosyltransferase: protein MPLVSVIMNCYNSSKYLREAIDSIYSQTFTDWEIIFYDNLSTDESPDIAKSYDSRLKYFRGTEFLPLGVARNKAFEKASGNFVSFLDCDDVWMPEHLSSHLNAFQKDTIVVYGNFLIRDMASNKEYVPFDPEGEFHSGSITRHLCKKNFIWLQSALVKRDAVEKLEYPFDPVMLAEEDFDLMLRLSEIGEFRYIPEPTFIYRMHEGSWTSLRRHIFAHDASYLLGKYKVRFQKGMVRDLARQYLMTVRLDLSESGFRVFPFLRLGFNLRQIGISLLFLLFPGKNIWALKAKLRKPLKILNSFLSLFRKGK from the coding sequence ATGCCTCTTGTAAGCGTCATAATGAACTGCTATAACAGCTCGAAGTATCTTCGGGAGGCGATTGACAGTATCTATAGCCAGACATTCACGGACTGGGAGATTATCTTCTACGATAACCTCTCGACAGACGAAAGCCCAGACATTGCAAAAAGCTATGACAGCAGGCTTAAATACTTCAGAGGCACGGAGTTTCTTCCACTTGGTGTAGCTCGGAACAAGGCATTCGAGAAGGCAAGCGGTAATTTCGTTTCATTTCTCGATTGCGATGATGTGTGGATGCCAGAGCACCTAAGCTCTCACCTTAATGCATTTCAAAAAGACACGATTGTCGTTTACGGCAATTTCCTGATAAGGGACATGGCATCCAATAAGGAGTATGTCCCTTTTGACCCTGAAGGGGAATTCCACTCAGGCAGTATCACAAGGCATCTATGTAAGAAAAACTTCATATGGCTTCAGTCTGCTTTGGTAAAAAGGGATGCCGTAGAGAAACTCGAGTATCCATTTGACCCTGTGATGCTTGCCGAAGAGGACTTTGACCTTATGCTCAGGCTTTCCGAGATAGGGGAATTCAGATATATACCTGAGCCAACATTTATTTATAGGATGCACGAAGGCAGTTGGACTTCCCTAAGAAGACATATCTTTGCACACGATGCCTCTTATCTTTTGGGGAAATACAAGGTAAGATTTCAAAAAGGCATGGTCAGGGACTTAGCAAGACAGTATCTTATGACAGTTCGTCTTGACCTAAGTGAGTCAGGCTTCAGGGTATTCCCATTTCTCAGACTCGGATTCAATCTAAGGCAGATAGGCATCTCGCTTTTATTTTTGCTTTTTCCGGGAAAAAATATATGGGCACTAAAGGCAAAACTGCGGAAACCCCTCAAAATCCTGAATTCCTTCTTGAGCCTTTTCAGAAAAGGAAAATGA
- the hemC gene encoding hydroxymethylbilane synthase, translating to MKSKVIIGTRGSKLALWQSEWVMSNLQRLNPKLHVVLLKIKTTGDKILDVPLSKVGGKGLFVKEIEEALLKGKADLAVHSMKDVPTDLPEGLHLSAVLEREDPRDAFIAKKGISSFQSLPHNSHIGTSSLRRSCQLLSLRPDLEITSLRGNLDTRLRKLDEGRFDAIILALAGVKRLGFENVITEILSPEISLPAIGQGAIGIECRVKDEFINRLLSSLNHTETALCVKAERAMLRRLEGGCQVPIAAHARLLKKELFIRGLVGSISGDMIIRSEIKGSPEDADALGIRLAEDLLTKGAREILDEVYGRKYSL from the coding sequence GTGAAATCTAAAGTCATAATTGGCACACGCGGAAGCAAGCTTGCCCTATGGCAGTCAGAATGGGTGATGTCCAATCTTCAGAGACTTAACCCCAAGCTTCATGTTGTGCTTTTAAAAATAAAGACAACAGGGGATAAGATTCTGGATGTGCCTCTTTCAAAGGTTGGGGGCAAAGGGCTTTTTGTTAAAGAGATAGAAGAGGCACTACTAAAAGGCAAGGCTGACCTTGCGGTTCATAGCATGAAGGATGTCCCAACTGACCTGCCAGAGGGGCTTCACCTCAGTGCAGTCTTAGAAAGGGAAGACCCAAGAGATGCATTCATTGCAAAAAAAGGAATAAGCTCTTTTCAGAGCCTTCCTCATAATAGCCACATAGGCACATCGAGTCTCAGGCGCTCATGTCAGCTCCTTAGCTTGAGGCCTGATTTGGAGATAACCTCCTTAAGGGGTAATCTCGACACACGCTTAAGAAAGCTCGACGAAGGACGATTCGATGCAATAATCCTTGCACTGGCAGGCGTAAAAAGGCTCGGGTTTGAAAATGTAATTACAGAAATCCTTTCTCCAGAGATAAGCCTTCCTGCCATAGGACAGGGTGCGATAGGCATAGAATGCAGGGTAAAGGATGAATTCATAAACAGGCTACTGTCTTCGTTAAACCACACAGAGACAGCACTATGCGTTAAGGCAGAGAGGGCTATGCTCAGGAGGCTTGAAGGCGGCTGTCAGGTGCCAATAGCCGCACATGCAAGACTTCTAAAGAAAGAGCTTTTTATTCGAGGGCTTGTTGGAAGCATCTCAGGAGATATGATAATTAGGTCTGAGATAAAAGGAAGCCCTGAGGATGCAGATGCCTTAGGTATAAGGCTTGCCGAAGACCTCCTTACAAAGGGCGCAAGGGAGATATTAGATGAGGTCTATGGAAGAAAATATAGCCTGTAA
- a CDS encoding dTDP-4-dehydrorhamnose 3,5-epimerase family protein, whose translation MIDGVVIKPLRKIPDERGCIYHMLRADDPEFEKFGEIYFSTVYPNVIKGWHIHKRMTLNYAVIQGMIKLVLYDERKDSATKGELMELFMGEENYVLVKIPPMVWNGTKGIGIKPAIIANCATLPHDPEEIERLEPFDKRIPYDWSLKHR comes from the coding sequence ATGATAGATGGTGTTGTGATAAAACCTTTAAGAAAGATACCTGATGAGCGGGGCTGTATATATCACATGCTCAGGGCAGATGACCCTGAGTTTGAGAAGTTTGGCGAGATATATTTTTCCACAGTCTATCCCAATGTAATCAAAGGATGGCACATCCATAAGAGGATGACTCTAAACTATGCAGTCATACAGGGAATGATAAAACTTGTGCTTTACGATGAGCGAAAGGACTCGGCAACCAAAGGCGAACTTATGGAGCTTTTTATGGGAGAGGAAAACTATGTGCTTGTAAAAATCCCTCCAATGGTATGGAACGGAACAAAAGGCATAGGCATTAAGCCTGCGATTATTGCAAACTGTGCCACCCTTCCTCATGACCCTGAGGAGATTGAAAGGCTCGAGCCATTCGACAAAAGAATTCCCTATGACTGGAGCCTTAAACATCGCTGA